The Faecalibacterium prausnitzii genome includes a window with the following:
- a CDS encoding phage portal protein: protein MAQTFGSRLKRAWNAFTNRDPPGKSSYGGGYSYRPDRVRLNRGNDRTILTAIYTRIAMDAASITINHVRLDENGRYDETVDSGLNSCLNLSGNKDQTGRALRYDLFLSVLDEGAVALVPVDVDTDPKTGDVTIESMRVGKIKEWYPDDVRLEVYNDRTGQREELTLPKAQVAIIENPFYAVMNEPNGTVQRLIRKLNLMDVVDDQLGSGKLDLIIQLPYIVRSEARKKQAEDRRAEIERQLAGSKYGIAYTDGTEHITQLNRSLENNLLKTVEYLTNMAYSQLGITPEIMNGTANDTVMTNYENRTIEPLVAAAVDELKRKFLTEEARANGESVLYFRDPFKLAPVSMVAEMADKFTRNEIMTSNEFRQIIGMKPSKDPNADRLRNANISQPNDGGAPDPVAAGRDTVERLVNG from the coding sequence ATGGCGCAGACATTTGGCTCCAGGCTGAAGCGGGCCTGGAATGCCTTTACGAACCGGGACCCTCCCGGAAAGAGTTCCTACGGCGGAGGATACAGTTACCGGCCTGACCGGGTGCGGCTGAACCGCGGGAACGACCGGACCATCCTGACTGCGATCTACACCCGCATTGCAATGGATGCGGCCAGCATCACCATCAACCATGTAAGGCTCGATGAAAACGGACGCTATGACGAGACCGTTGATTCGGGCCTTAATTCATGCCTGAATCTATCCGGCAACAAAGACCAGACAGGACGTGCTTTGCGGTATGACCTGTTTCTTTCGGTGCTGGACGAAGGCGCGGTGGCGCTGGTGCCGGTGGACGTTGACACCGACCCGAAGACCGGAGACGTGACGATCGAATCCATGCGGGTGGGCAAGATCAAGGAATGGTACCCCGACGACGTGCGGCTGGAAGTGTACAACGACCGGACCGGACAGCGGGAGGAATTGACCCTGCCGAAAGCGCAGGTGGCCATCATCGAGAACCCGTTCTATGCTGTGATGAACGAGCCGAACGGCACCGTTCAGCGGCTCATCCGGAAACTGAACCTGATGGACGTGGTGGATGACCAGCTGGGCAGCGGCAAGCTCGACCTCATCATCCAGCTGCCTTACATCGTCAGGAGCGAAGCCCGGAAGAAACAGGCCGAAGACCGCCGCGCCGAGATCGAACGGCAGCTGGCGGGAAGCAAATACGGCATCGCGTACACCGACGGCACGGAACACATCACACAGTTGAACCGCAGTCTCGAAAACAACCTTCTGAAGACCGTGGAATACCTGACGAACATGGCATACAGTCAGTTGGGCATTACACCGGAGATCATGAATGGTACGGCGAACGACACTGTGATGACCAACTACGAGAACCGGACCATTGAACCGTTGGTGGCGGCTGCCGTAGACGAGCTGAAGCGGAAGTTTCTGACCGAGGAAGCGCGGGCGAACGGCGAATCCGTGCTCTATTTCCGCGACCCGTTCAAGCTGGCCCCGGTGAGCATGGTGGCCGAGATGGCGGACAAGTTCACCCGCAACGAGATCATGACGAGCAACGAGTTCCGGCAGATCATCGGCATGAAGCCCTCGAAAGACCCGAATGCGGACAGACTGCGGAATGCGAACATCTCGCAGCCGAACGACGGCGGGGCGCCGGACCCGGTGGCAGCCGGGCGGGACACCGTGGAGCGGCTGGTGAATGGGTAG
- a CDS encoding phage major capsid protein, translated as MVKFDYDCSGWATKANTRCYDGLTIAQDAFKECDGKVVPMVYNHDHSDIGNVIGKCLLENRPGGVYAYAKFNDTEAGKTARACVESGDMNAFSIFANGVQKVGKTVKHGFIREVSLVLAGCNPGALIDEVIKHSADEDYEGGEAFIYNDEGLSLTHGMDPDGNPLEELAHGGDNAKQEEAKMSDEKKDGKTLEQVYNSMTDEQKECCHALVGLALEENGGEDDGEEDETVKQNVFDKDTRATVLQHNMEEINGIIKGAKSHGTLKQAFEDAGIDTDELAHSIDNIDWLFPDDHLLDNTPRIIEKPDDWVSKVMGGVHHIPFSRFKSQFADLTEDEARAKGYIKGNFKKEEVFGLLRRSTSPTTVYKKQKLDRDDVIDITGFDVVSWLKSEMRYKLNRELALSYLLGDGRPAGSEDKIDENCIRPVVNDADLFTIKIQVSTAGLTKIEDKMQATIKQILRSRKNYRGSGTPTFFTTEDILTEMLLLEDGIGHPLYADTAALARKLRVKEIVTIPEMEGRTGAKGGELIGVIVNLADYTVGADKGGAVAMFDDFDIDYNAQKYLIETRCSGALAVPFSAMAIEFAA; from the coding sequence ATGGTGAAGTTTGACTATGATTGCAGCGGCTGGGCGACGAAAGCGAACACCCGCTGTTACGACGGGCTGACCATTGCGCAGGATGCGTTCAAGGAATGCGACGGTAAGGTGGTGCCGATGGTCTACAACCACGACCACAGCGACATCGGCAATGTGATCGGCAAATGCCTGCTGGAGAACCGGCCGGGCGGCGTGTATGCCTACGCGAAGTTCAACGACACCGAGGCAGGCAAGACCGCCCGTGCCTGCGTGGAAAGCGGCGACATGAACGCCTTTTCCATCTTCGCAAACGGTGTGCAGAAGGTGGGCAAGACCGTGAAGCATGGCTTCATCCGGGAAGTGAGCCTCGTGCTGGCAGGCTGCAACCCCGGCGCACTCATCGACGAGGTGATCAAGCACAGCGCCGACGAGGACTACGAGGGCGGAGAGGCCTTCATCTACAACGACGAAGGTCTGAGCCTGACCCACGGCATGGACCCGGATGGCAACCCGCTGGAGGAACTGGCCCACGGCGGAGACAACGCAAAACAGGAGGAAGCCAAAATGTCGGACGAAAAGAAAGACGGTAAGACGCTCGAACAAGTCTATAACAGCATGACCGACGAGCAGAAGGAATGCTGCCACGCCCTCGTGGGACTGGCCCTGGAGGAGAACGGCGGCGAAGACGACGGTGAGGAGGATGAAACCGTGAAGCAGAATGTTTTTGACAAGGACACCCGCGCAACTGTGCTCCAGCACAACATGGAAGAGATCAACGGCATCATCAAGGGCGCCAAGAGCCACGGTACGCTGAAGCAGGCCTTTGAGGACGCTGGCATTGACACCGATGAACTGGCCCACAGCATCGACAACATCGACTGGCTGTTCCCGGATGACCACCTGCTCGACAACACGCCCCGCATCATCGAGAAGCCGGATGACTGGGTGAGCAAGGTGATGGGCGGTGTGCATCACATCCCCTTCAGCCGCTTTAAGAGCCAGTTTGCTGACCTGACCGAGGATGAGGCTCGTGCCAAGGGCTACATCAAGGGCAACTTCAAGAAGGAAGAGGTCTTCGGCCTGCTGCGCCGCTCCACCAGCCCCACCACCGTCTACAAGAAGCAGAAGCTGGACCGCGACGACGTGATCGACATCACCGGCTTTGACGTGGTCTCCTGGCTGAAGAGCGAGATGCGCTACAAGCTGAACCGGGAACTGGCCCTGAGCTACCTTCTGGGCGACGGCCGCCCCGCAGGCAGCGAGGACAAGATCGACGAGAACTGCATCCGCCCCGTCGTGAACGATGCGGACCTGTTCACCATCAAGATTCAGGTCTCCACTGCCGGTCTGACCAAGATCGAGGATAAGATGCAGGCTACCATCAAGCAGATCCTGCGCAGCCGCAAGAACTACCGTGGCTCCGGCACCCCGACCTTCTTCACCACCGAGGACATCCTGACTGAGATGCTGCTGCTGGAAGATGGCATCGGCCACCCGCTGTATGCAGACACTGCTGCTCTGGCCCGCAAGCTGCGCGTGAAGGAGATCGTAACCATCCCTGAGATGGAGGGCCGCACCGGCGCCAAGGGTGGCGAGCTGATCGGCGTGATCGTGAACCTGGCCGACTACACCGTGGGTGCCGACAAGGGCGGTGCGGTTGCGATGTTCGACGACTTCGACATCGATTACAACGCCCAGAAGTACCTGATCGAGACCCGCTGCTCCGGCGCACTGGCGGTGCCCTTTAGCGCGATGGCCATCGAGTTTGCTGCGTAA